One Prolixibacteraceae bacterium DNA segment encodes these proteins:
- a CDS encoding type IX secretion system membrane protein PorP/SprF: MSSNKHKVLVYINYSLCFLVLNIITIFVAKAQQDPQYSQYMFNMLTINPAAAGEDRFIDAYMLNRIQWSGFEGAPRSTDAGISTQLPLLGQKDGVGLNFNSDKIGYYQNVTVKMSYSYGVVLGGGDLRFGLSLGILNKQFSPEWKDPNFGDDPAIPTEDIASVAFDFGSGVYYKHKYYYFAASVSHINQAKFETQGNSLFVNRNYYLSGGGFFGSPWKDVTLQPSFLYKYDGVVGQLDLSVLATYKGRYWGGITYRPDDAVVVLGGIRLRSGLRIGYSYDITTSSLGSYSSGSHEVFLSYRITMAQKRTHHYKSVRYL; this comes from the coding sequence ATGAGCAGTAACAAACACAAAGTTTTAGTTTACATTAATTATAGTTTATGTTTTTTAGTTTTAAATATAATAACTATTTTCGTTGCTAAAGCCCAACAAGATCCGCAATATAGTCAATATATGTTTAATATGTTGACAATCAATCCTGCAGCGGCAGGAGAAGATCGCTTTATTGATGCTTATATGTTAAATAGAATACAATGGTCTGGGTTTGAAGGAGCCCCAAGATCAACTGATGCCGGAATTAGTACCCAATTACCATTATTGGGTCAAAAGGATGGTGTTGGGTTGAATTTTAATAGCGACAAAATAGGTTATTATCAAAATGTTACAGTGAAGATGAGCTACTCTTATGGGGTCGTTTTGGGGGGCGGAGATTTACGTTTTGGATTGTCTTTGGGGATTTTAAATAAGCAGTTCTCACCTGAGTGGAAAGACCCAAATTTTGGAGATGATCCAGCGATACCTACCGAAGATATAGCAAGTGTAGCATTCGATTTTGGTAGTGGTGTTTATTATAAACATAAATATTACTATTTTGCAGCATCTGTTTCGCATATTAATCAAGCAAAATTTGAAACACAAGGAAATAGTCTTTTTGTAAACCGAAATTACTATTTGTCTGGAGGAGGTTTTTTTGGGTCTCCATGGAAGGACGTTACATTGCAACCATCATTTTTGTATAAGTATGATGGGGTTGTTGGACAATTAGATCTATCCGTATTGGCGACTTATAAGGGACGTTATTGGGGTGGAATTACATATAGACCAGACGACGCAGTTGTTGTTTTGGGAGGAATTAGATTAAGAAGTGGTTTGCGTATAGGTTATTCGTATGATATTACAACATCTTCCTTGGGATCTTATAGCTCTGGCTCTCATGAAGTGTTTTTATCCTATCGTATTACGATGGCACAAAAGCGAACCCATCATTATAAGAGCGTAAGATATTTGTAA
- the trpA gene encoding tryptophan synthase subunit alpha, whose protein sequence is MNRIQNTFQEKESNILSIYFTAGQKGLNKTVEIISSLESAGVDMVEIGIPFSDPVADGPTIQKSSEVAIKNGMTLKQLFTELKELRKKAKIPVLLMGYLNPILQYGIESFCKSCAEVGVDGVIIPDLPLNIYERLYQDTFDKHHIINTLLITPQTSEARIRDIDNKSKGFIYVVSSNGTTGDKNAIIHDNYFEHINSMKLKTPQLIGFGINDNQSFRNACKYSYGAIIGSAFVKEIALDHSYENIKSFIDKIVKNNKNTLTEKLTK, encoded by the coding sequence ATGAATCGCATACAAAATACATTTCAAGAGAAAGAATCAAACATATTGTCTATATACTTTACTGCAGGACAGAAAGGATTAAATAAAACCGTAGAAATAATCTCTTCACTAGAGTCTGCTGGAGTAGATATGGTGGAAATAGGGATTCCTTTCTCTGACCCTGTTGCGGATGGTCCAACCATTCAAAAAAGCAGCGAAGTGGCAATCAAAAATGGGATGACATTAAAACAACTTTTTACAGAATTAAAAGAACTACGTAAAAAGGCAAAGATCCCTGTTTTGTTAATGGGATATCTAAATCCAATACTACAATACGGTATTGAATCATTTTGTAAGAGTTGTGCTGAAGTAGGTGTAGATGGAGTAATAATTCCAGATCTTCCTCTTAACATATACGAAAGACTTTATCAAGACACTTTCGACAAACACCATATAATCAACACATTACTAATAACGCCACAAACAAGCGAGGCTAGAATACGAGATATCGACAACAAAAGCAAAGGCTTTATCTATGTCGTTTCTTCAAACGGAACCACAGGAGATAAAAATGCAATTATCCATGACAATTATTTTGAACATATTAATAGCATGAAGCTTAAAACGCCACAATTAATTGGCTTTGGAATCAATGATAATCAATCATTTAGAAATGCATGTAAATACTCTTATGGAGCGATTATTGGGAGTGCATTTGTTAAAGAGATTGCATTGGATCACTCCTATGAAAACATCAAATCATTTATAGATAAGATAGTTAAGAACAATAAGAATACATTAACAGAAAAATTAACCAAATAA
- a CDS encoding arginase family protein, producing MDFLDLIEEVDFEVISSSSFMDGKLGRRIRRFTENSEVGVFSTGAVVLLSVLDLEEADQGRENYDTLRKSIYDLYDHFPSLTICDVGHVRSGRKMMDTYVAFNEVINSIMSQGAFPIVLGSQTSLFAPFLNREPQKGNVIWFDSRFPSLTNGEIKEWNYSMKRTDKKMLMVLGSQKYLNSLQKMDRFIADGGCHYGVGQIRDNIQALEPELRDATSVGIHIDVMKSIDTPGGVIPHPNGLTSTEMCQMMWYYGMGNRASMLSFWGYHVDFDPTFLGACSISQMLWHFLLGLEKRENDFFLEQEDESMEHFVVTLESYGVVLYFMKNKTSERWWFAVEYNNLRSDYVSCLEDDYKLSRKGEISDRLWRFIIHKRMCVAHTDDD from the coding sequence TTGATTGAGGAGGTTGATTTTGAGGTGATCTCGTCTTCTTCTTTTATGGATGGCAAACTTGGAAGAAGAATAAGAAGATTTACGGAAAATTCTGAAGTAGGAGTTTTTAGCACTGGAGCTGTAGTTTTGCTAAGTGTTCTAGATCTAGAAGAGGCAGATCAAGGTCGAGAAAATTATGATACACTGCGTAAGTCTATCTATGATCTATATGACCATTTTCCATCGTTGACAATTTGTGATGTTGGACATGTTAGAAGTGGTCGGAAAATGATGGATACTTATGTTGCTTTTAATGAGGTGATCAATAGTATTATGTCTCAGGGTGCCTTCCCAATTGTTTTGGGCTCCCAAACTTCATTATTCGCTCCTTTTTTGAATAGAGAGCCTCAAAAAGGGAATGTCATTTGGTTTGATTCTAGATTTCCAAGTCTTACTAATGGGGAGATAAAAGAGTGGAATTATTCGATGAAAAGAACCGATAAAAAGATGTTGATGGTTTTAGGTAGTCAAAAGTATCTTAATTCTTTACAGAAAATGGATCGCTTTATAGCTGATGGAGGATGCCATTATGGAGTAGGGCAAATTCGTGATAATATTCAAGCATTAGAGCCAGAACTTCGTGATGCGACTTCTGTTGGTATTCATATTGATGTGATGAAATCAATAGATACCCCTGGAGGTGTTATACCACATCCTAATGGATTGACATCCACTGAAATGTGTCAAATGATGTGGTATTATGGTATGGGTAACCGTGCTTCGATGCTTTCCTTTTGGGGGTATCATGTAGATTTTGATCCTACCTTTTTAGGTGCATGCTCTATTTCTCAAATGTTGTGGCATTTTCTCTTAGGGCTAGAGAAACGAGAAAATGATTTCTTTTTGGAGCAAGAAGATGAATCCATGGAACATTTTGTTGTAACACTTGAATCATATGGGGTTGTTCTCTATTTTATGAAGAATAAAACATCTGAACGATGGTGGTTTGCAGTAGAGTACAATAATCTACGCTCTGACTACGTTTCTTGTTTAGAGGATGATTATAAACTGTCCCGTAAAGGTGAAATATCTGATCGATTGTGGCGTTTTATTATACATAAAAGAATGTGTGTGGCTCATACAGATGACGATTAA
- the gldN gene encoding gliding motility protein GldN, with protein sequence MKKVFFLLVALMCLGSTLVRAQYVPHITSERKPAPLPKVREADILWKKTVWRIIDLRERMNQPLYYPTKEVNGKKNLMTILFTGIEKGQFLAYDPEDGKTEFDIPLDWDQVADKLWTYSTEPYQKPFTLDQVNLGDIKQMMIKEVWFFDKQASYMQVRILGLCPILIYPKDPLDEKSPILKRRVCWIYFPNTRNVLSQSEVFNSFNDARNLSFYDVFLNRKFDGYIYQESNMYNNRPILSYAKGDKASEEAIRIENEIFNWEQDVWEY encoded by the coding sequence ATGAAAAAAGTATTTTTCCTACTAGTGGCACTAATGTGTCTTGGTAGTACTCTCGTTCGAGCACAATATGTACCTCATATAACCTCTGAAAGAAAACCTGCTCCTCTTCCTAAAGTTCGTGAAGCGGATATATTATGGAAGAAGACTGTTTGGCGTATTATTGATCTTAGGGAGAGAATGAATCAACCTCTTTATTATCCTACAAAGGAAGTAAACGGAAAGAAGAATTTGATGACTATTCTATTTACTGGAATAGAGAAAGGACAATTTCTAGCTTACGATCCTGAGGATGGAAAAACTGAGTTTGATATTCCGTTAGATTGGGATCAAGTAGCAGATAAGCTTTGGACTTATTCCACAGAACCTTATCAAAAACCATTTACTTTAGACCAGGTAAACCTTGGAGACATCAAACAGATGATGATTAAAGAGGTTTGGTTTTTTGATAAACAAGCATCTTATATGCAGGTTCGAATTCTTGGTTTATGCCCTATCTTGATTTATCCAAAGGATCCTTTAGATGAAAAGTCTCCGATATTGAAACGTAGAGTATGTTGGATCTATTTCCCAAATACTAGAAACGTTCTAAGTCAAAGTGAGGTATTCAACTCATTTAACGATGCACGTAATTTGAGTTTTTACGATGTGTTCTTGAATCGTAAATTTGATGGGTATATTTACCAAGAGTCAAATATGTACAATAACCGCCCAATTTTGTCTTATGCAAAAGGAGATAAAGCAAGTGAAGAGGCTATTCGAATTGAGAATGAGATCTTCAATTGGGAACAAGATGTTTGGGAGTATTAG
- the gldM gene encoding gliding motility protein GldM: MGAKFCAEAPRQKLIGVMYLVYTAMLALNVDKNVLNAFTTVDHGLEMTIQNFNAKNMQTYARFDQAAAVNPKKAGKYKVKADSIKSQTDRLVNHIQSLKEEIVCRADKKEKADFDHIEKKDDTHMAAEIMLLEKKGTVLKDMLTDYRENLVQLVQKDSALVSSLNKILDTSKPKRIEGELPQTWESSRFDGYPLIAVVTLMTKMQSDLRNAEADVINYLFKQIDAKSFKVNKLLAQVIPTSTYVLEGGTYESQIFLAAVDTTDYPTIAVNGKRLPVNDNGKAIFKAQANKPGDFSYNGKIRFKMPDGTYKNFPFKGAYQVARPTLTISPTKMNVFYKGVPNPVSISVPGVLPDQLEAKVTNGTIKKGSNGFEVYPKTAGSKSVVSVYANLPAGKKLMGKMDFRVKRVPDPIAEFLGKSNGIIATKGTLKSGLRINAVLKDFDFDLKFKVTSFVVSTSKQGFVVEKRSNSDRLTADQLKLMKGVTRGNRVYIENIMAHGDDGTDRRLPSLSVRIR; this comes from the coding sequence ATGGGAGCTAAGTTTTGTGCCGAAGCACCGAGGCAAAAGCTAATCGGTGTAATGTATTTGGTATACACAGCCATGCTTGCATTGAATGTTGATAAGAACGTATTGAACGCATTTACGACGGTGGATCATGGTTTAGAGATGACCATTCAGAACTTTAATGCGAAAAACATGCAGACTTATGCAAGGTTTGATCAAGCAGCTGCAGTAAATCCAAAAAAGGCTGGAAAATACAAAGTAAAAGCAGACTCTATTAAGAGTCAAACAGATCGTCTTGTGAATCACATTCAATCTCTAAAAGAAGAGATTGTTTGTCGTGCAGACAAGAAAGAGAAGGCTGACTTTGATCATATTGAGAAGAAGGATGATACCCATATGGCAGCTGAGATAATGTTGCTTGAGAAGAAAGGTACTGTTCTAAAAGATATGCTTACAGACTATCGTGAAAACCTTGTTCAATTGGTTCAAAAAGATAGTGCGTTGGTAAGCTCTTTAAATAAGATCTTGGATACAAGCAAACCGAAACGAATAGAAGGGGAATTGCCTCAAACATGGGAATCTTCTCGTTTTGATGGATATCCTTTGATTGCTGTGGTTACATTGATGACTAAGATGCAGTCGGATCTTCGCAATGCCGAAGCCGATGTAATTAATTATCTATTTAAACAGATCGATGCAAAATCGTTTAAGGTAAATAAACTTTTGGCTCAGGTGATTCCAACTTCGACTTATGTGTTGGAAGGTGGTACTTATGAGTCACAAATTTTCCTTGCTGCAGTGGATACCACTGACTACCCAACGATCGCTGTGAATGGAAAGCGTCTGCCTGTAAATGATAATGGAAAGGCAATCTTTAAAGCCCAAGCAAATAAGCCTGGGGACTTTTCATATAATGGAAAGATCCGATTTAAGATGCCTGATGGAACTTATAAGAACTTCCCTTTTAAAGGAGCTTATCAAGTAGCAAGGCCTACTTTGACGATTTCTCCAACAAAGATGAATGTTTTCTATAAAGGAGTTCCAAACCCAGTTAGTATCTCTGTTCCTGGTGTATTGCCAGACCAGTTGGAGGCAAAAGTAACGAATGGAACGATCAAGAAGGGTTCTAATGGTTTTGAGGTTTATCCTAAAACTGCTGGTTCTAAATCGGTTGTTTCTGTTTATGCGAACCTTCCAGCAGGGAAGAAACTGATGGGTAAAATGGATTTTCGCGTGAAACGTGTTCCTGATCCAATTGCAGAGTTCTTAGGTAAGAGCAATGGGATTATTGCAACCAAAGGAACATTAAAGTCTGGTTTGCGTATCAATGCAGTATTGAAAGACTTTGATTTTGACTTGAAATTTAAAGTGACTTCTTTTGTTGTTTCGACAAGCAAACAGGGTTTCGTAGTAGAAAAGAGATCAAATTCAGATAGACTAACTGCAGACCAGTTGAAGTTGATGAAAGGGGTAACTCGAGGAAATCGTGTTTATATTGAGAATATCATGGCTCATGGTGATGATGGAACAGATAGACGTCTTCCAAGTCTAAGTGTGCGTATTCGCTAA
- a CDS encoding ABC transporter permease has protein sequence MKFFESIGDYCVLMTKVLKKPQKMSMFWSDLLREMDKLGVGSMRIVMVISLFMGGILTLQVSYNLSNPFMPKYLIGLGNRDTLILEFSSTILGLILAGKVGSNIATEIGSMRVSEQIDSLDIMGVNSANYLILPKLIACVLFNPILYVLSVATGIIGGAIVGPVTGVVSMGDYVEGLVHTFNPFYVTFSFIKTLVFGFIIASIPAYYGYNVRGGALEVGKASTDSVVLSSILILCADLVITQLFFK, from the coding sequence ATGAAGTTTTTTGAATCAATCGGAGACTACTGTGTTTTGATGACTAAAGTGTTAAAGAAACCCCAGAAAATGTCCATGTTTTGGAGTGATCTATTACGTGAAATGGATAAGTTAGGTGTTGGCTCCATGCGTATTGTAATGGTTATTTCTCTATTTATGGGTGGAATCCTTACATTGCAGGTATCCTATAATTTGTCGAATCCATTTATGCCAAAATATCTTATTGGTCTAGGGAATAGGGACACTTTAATTCTTGAGTTCTCCTCTACTATTTTGGGGTTAATCCTTGCAGGAAAAGTTGGATCTAATATAGCAACTGAAATTGGAAGTATGCGTGTGAGTGAACAGATAGACTCTTTAGATATTATGGGTGTTAACTCTGCAAATTATCTGATCTTACCAAAGCTTATAGCATGTGTTCTATTTAATCCAATTCTATATGTGTTAAGTGTGGCTACTGGTATTATAGGGGGTGCTATTGTAGGCCCTGTAACTGGAGTCGTTTCTATGGGAGATTATGTCGAGGGTTTGGTGCACACTTTTAATCCTTTTTATGTTACATTTTCTTTTATAAAAACACTTGTGTTTGGGTTTATTATCGCATCCATACCAGCATACTATGGTTATAATGTGCGTGGAGGTGCATTAGAAGTAGGAAAAGCAAGTACGGATTCTGTCGTATTGTCGAGTATTTTAATATTATGTGCAGATCTAGTTATTACTCAACTCTTTTTTAAATGA
- the gldL gene encoding gliding motility protein GldL, giving the protein MGVGDFLHSNKGKKIVGFCYSFFSAVVLLGALFKLQHWPGGAMMLTIGMGAEVFLFLLGVFDKPVDIPDWKRVFPELGSEEDRLIEEQAGIVRHNFYDQFNKIASGAVPSNGGGSSVSSLPGVSEDVLKNLEKSLTNLSNTANNFADISNATVATKDYLNNMKSASSAMDKFAQANETASDNMQKSVGAVLESYKGASTVLENTHKALGTAIEKESAQFGTNMSKVNQQLSALNSSYEAQLTSANQYATVANSMTGKMGEMESVFAGSVEEAKKYQSQAQQLNNNISALNSVYGNMLGAMNVNIK; this is encoded by the coding sequence ATGGGTGTAGGTGATTTTTTGCATTCGAACAAGGGAAAGAAGATTGTTGGTTTTTGTTATAGCTTCTTCTCTGCTGTCGTATTATTAGGAGCATTGTTTAAACTTCAACACTGGCCAGGTGGTGCTATGATGCTTACCATTGGTATGGGTGCTGAGGTATTTTTATTCCTTCTTGGTGTATTTGATAAGCCAGTGGATATTCCTGATTGGAAACGAGTTTTTCCTGAGTTAGGATCTGAAGAAGATCGCCTAATAGAAGAGCAGGCGGGTATCGTGCGTCATAACTTTTATGACCAATTTAATAAAATTGCTTCTGGAGCTGTACCAAGTAATGGTGGCGGATCTTCGGTGAGTAGTTTGCCTGGTGTTTCGGAGGATGTTCTAAAGAATTTGGAGAAGAGTTTGACAAACTTATCTAATACAGCAAATAACTTTGCTGATATTTCTAATGCAACTGTTGCTACGAAAGATTATTTAAACAATATGAAATCGGCTTCGTCTGCAATGGATAAATTTGCTCAAGCAAATGAGACCGCATCAGATAATATGCAAAAATCTGTAGGTGCAGTATTAGAATCTTATAAAGGAGCCTCTACTGTATTGGAAAATACGCATAAAGCTTTGGGTACGGCTATTGAAAAAGAGTCAGCACAATTTGGAACCAATATGTCAAAAGTGAATCAACAGTTATCTGCATTGAATTCATCTTATGAAGCACAACTAACTTCTGCAAATCAATATGCAACAGTTGCTAATTCGATGACAGGAAAGATGGGCGAAATGGAGAGTGTATTTGCTGGATCTGTAGAAGAAGCTAAGAAATATCAATCACAAGCACAACAATTAAATAATAATATTTCTGCTTTAAACTCAGTATATGGAAATATGTTGGGTGCGATGAACGTAAATATCAAGTAA
- a CDS encoding mannose-1-phosphate guanylyltransferase, with translation METKNNHCVILAGGTGARLWPISTTQKPKQFLDLLDIGKTLIQLAYQRASRIFPKENIWIVTLNKYKDLTQEQLPTLPEENILTEPFQRNTASSIAYASHKIYHTTGEANIVFTPSDHMITDEFRFHDELHNALDFVTQNDVILTIGVKPTRSETEYGYVQVDHAIKYKTISNLFQVKTFTEKPSKEMAQVFVESGEFYWNSGIYITNTKSILEGFSKYLPDIHNLFLSGRHNMCTENEPYFIRKVYAECPNISIDYGIMEKANNVYTLISDIGWSDLGSWNSFHENFEKDEYDNVLNGEMTLTYKTSDSIIHLPKNRRAIIQGLDNYIVVETKDILLVCKKDNEHLIRQFNTDLKLLEEQKEEIF, from the coding sequence TTGGAAACCAAGAACAACCACTGTGTAATACTTGCTGGAGGAACTGGAGCTCGTCTTTGGCCTATTAGCACGACACAAAAGCCAAAACAATTTTTGGACCTATTAGATATAGGAAAGACATTAATCCAACTTGCATATCAAAGAGCTAGTAGGATATTCCCCAAAGAAAATATTTGGATAGTCACACTAAACAAATACAAAGACCTTACCCAAGAGCAGCTACCAACACTTCCAGAAGAGAATATACTAACAGAACCTTTCCAGCGTAATACGGCATCAAGTATCGCATATGCTTCACACAAAATATATCATACGACTGGAGAAGCTAATATTGTATTCACTCCTTCAGATCATATGATCACGGATGAATTTAGATTCCACGATGAACTACACAATGCACTAGATTTTGTCACTCAAAATGATGTGATTCTAACGATCGGGGTAAAACCAACAAGATCCGAAACCGAATATGGTTATGTCCAAGTAGATCACGCTATCAAGTATAAAACAATCTCTAACCTCTTTCAAGTAAAAACATTTACAGAAAAACCATCAAAAGAGATGGCACAAGTATTTGTAGAATCAGGCGAATTTTATTGGAATAGTGGAATCTATATTACCAATACGAAGTCAATACTAGAAGGTTTTTCTAAATATCTACCAGATATTCACAACCTCTTTCTTTCTGGCAGACACAACATGTGTACTGAAAACGAACCATATTTTATTCGTAAGGTCTATGCCGAATGCCCAAACATCTCTATTGATTATGGTATAATGGAGAAGGCCAATAATGTTTACACTTTAATCTCTGATATAGGTTGGTCAGATCTTGGATCTTGGAACTCATTCCATGAAAACTTTGAGAAGGATGAATACGATAATGTTCTAAATGGTGAGATGACACTAACATATAAAACAAGTGATTCAATCATACATCTACCAAAAAATCGTAGAGCTATTATTCAAGGGCTCGACAACTACATTGTAGTGGAGACAAAGGATATTCTTCTAGTATGTAAAAAAGATAATGAACATTTAATAAGACAGTTCAATACAGACCTAAAACTACTTGAAGAACAAAAAGAAGAGATTTTTTAG
- a CDS encoding ATP-binding cassette domain-containing protein: MIEVKNIRKSFQGREVLKGIDTTFMPGQTNLIIGQSGSGKTVMLKSIVGIHDVDSGSILFNGLEVSKMKFNERQKLRQEIGMVFQGGALFDSITVADNIRFPMDMFTKLSRKEKQIQVDRCIEMVELKDAHDLFPSEISGGMQKRVAIARAISLGPKYLFCDEPNSGLDPMTSIVIDKLIQRITYDLKITTVINTHDMNSVMEIGEKILFLHQGEKCWEGNSSEILNVDNEELNRFVFASDILKKVKEVESRG; encoded by the coding sequence ATGATCGAGGTAAAGAATATACGAAAATCATTTCAAGGTCGAGAGGTTTTGAAAGGAATTGATACAACATTTATGCCTGGCCAAACCAATCTAATCATTGGTCAAAGTGGATCGGGAAAAACGGTCATGTTGAAGTCTATTGTAGGAATTCATGATGTAGACAGTGGTAGCATCTTGTTTAATGGGTTAGAGGTCTCTAAAATGAAGTTTAATGAGCGACAGAAGTTGCGTCAAGAGATCGGAATGGTATTCCAAGGTGGTGCATTGTTTGATTCTATTACTGTGGCAGATAATATCCGTTTTCCAATGGATATGTTTACAAAACTATCTCGTAAAGAGAAGCAAATACAGGTAGATCGATGTATCGAGATGGTGGAATTGAAAGATGCTCATGACTTATTTCCTTCGGAGATAAGTGGAGGGATGCAGAAGCGTGTTGCTATTGCTAGAGCCATTTCTTTAGGCCCCAAATATCTTTTTTGTGATGAGCCGAATAGTGGTCTAGATCCCATGACTTCTATTGTAATAGATAAATTGATTCAACGTATTACTTATGATCTTAAGATAACTACTGTAATCAATACTCATGATATGAACTCTGTAATGGAAATTGGAGAGAAGATATTGTTTCTTCACCAAGGGGAAAAATGTTGGGAAGGAAACTCGTCCGAGATCCTTAATGTTGATAATGAAGAGTTGAATCGTTTTGTATTTGCCTCAGACATTTTAAAGAAGGTTAAAGAGGTCGAGAGCAGAGGTTAA
- a CDS encoding SUMF1/EgtB/PvdO family nonheme iron enzyme codes for MKKFFLFGIIGSLVLFFASCSQTMDGELVGVNRTGRYFEPIPYGMTYISRGSFNMGPSDQDITSALSPNRTVTVESFWMDETEITNNEYRQFVYWVRDSLARRLLGESDADSYLVSEDESGNPIDPPRLNWDTKIDWSEPDNQVALEDLYYKESDRIFGKKALDPHKLVFEFFWVDLKQAAKRENSYNPTAKKYEGTVYDLEGKQVPIEGRSSFIMNNKVLVYPDTLCWIRDYTYSYNEPRATTYFYHPGFDDYPVVGVTWKQARAFCAWRTHFKNESLQNDGQESVQAYRLPSEAEWEFAARGGLEHSMYPWGGVYTRNDEGCFLANFKPVRGNYTDDNGMTTTKVAKYDPNGYGLYDMAGNVAEWTISAYDEATYNFMHDANPNYEYNALPDDPPALKRKVIRGGSWKDIAYFLQVGTRTFEYQDTAKSYIGFRCVRSSFGDEF; via the coding sequence ATGAAAAAATTTTTCTTATTTGGAATCATTGGTTCTCTCGTACTCTTTTTTGCAAGTTGTAGCCAGACGATGGATGGTGAGCTTGTTGGGGTAAATAGAACAGGTCGATATTTTGAGCCAATTCCTTATGGAATGACTTATATTTCTAGGGGATCTTTTAACATGGGGCCAAGTGATCAAGATATCACTTCTGCTTTGTCTCCAAACCGTACTGTAACAGTAGAAAGTTTTTGGATGGATGAGACAGAGATTACAAACAACGAATATCGTCAGTTTGTATACTGGGTTAGAGACTCTTTAGCAAGAAGATTGTTGGGTGAGTCTGATGCTGATAGTTATCTTGTTTCAGAGGACGAAAGTGGGAATCCTATTGACCCTCCTCGTCTGAATTGGGATACTAAAATAGATTGGTCTGAACCTGATAATCAGGTTGCATTAGAGGACCTTTATTATAAAGAGAGTGATCGTATTTTTGGTAAAAAAGCTTTAGATCCACATAAATTGGTTTTTGAGTTCTTTTGGGTAGACCTTAAGCAGGCTGCGAAAAGAGAAAATTCATATAATCCTACTGCAAAAAAGTACGAAGGAACGGTATATGACTTGGAAGGAAAACAGGTTCCTATTGAAGGTCGTTCGAGTTTTATCATGAATAATAAGGTTTTGGTATATCCAGATACACTTTGTTGGATTCGTGATTATACTTATTCATATAATGAGCCACGTGCAACTACCTATTTTTATCATCCGGGTTTTGATGATTACCCTGTTGTTGGTGTTACATGGAAACAAGCGAGAGCCTTCTGTGCTTGGCGTACTCATTTTAAGAATGAATCTTTACAAAATGATGGACAAGAGTCTGTTCAGGCTTATCGTCTGCCTTCTGAAGCAGAGTGGGAATTTGCTGCTCGTGGAGGTCTAGAACACTCTATGTATCCTTGGGGTGGGGTTTATACTCGTAATGATGAGGGGTGTTTTTTAGCAAACTTCAAGCCAGTACGAGGGAATTATACGGATGATAATGGGATGACCACCACGAAAGTTGCAAAATATGATCCTAATGGATATGGTCTTTATGATATGGCAGGTAATGTAGCTGAGTGGACTATTTCTGCTTATGATGAGGCTACTTATAATTTTATGCACGATGCCAATCCAAATTATGAATACAATGCGTTGCCAGATGATCCTCCAGCATTGAAACGTAAAGTGATTCGTGGAGGTTCATGGAAAGATATCGCATATTTCCTTCAAGTAGGTACGCGAACTTTCGAATATCAAGATACTGCAAAAAGTTATATTGGTTTCCGTTGCGTCCGTTCTTCTTTTGGAGATGAATTTTAA